Proteins encoded in a region of the Malaciobacter mytili LMG 24559 genome:
- a CDS encoding LexA family transcriptional regulator, which produces MKIGEKIKYILDEKNLKQIDLIRFLLGKEDIEGSERTRFSRYFSGIHEFPNEYIIKAAIFLKVDPKILLTDKKEIIDHNAQLYTKIVPIVGNSGCSVPCESYFKDWYDDTDETTVYSGDADMVYAIRAFGDSMEDYIYEGDICFFEVLKNNGLEDGEVVHYSFDFGSDNQDINGIKVYKKNPDGSIYLKPLNERYENIEIDKPEFLKASRLLHIQKEAKKF; this is translated from the coding sequence ATGAAAATAGGTGAAAAAATAAAATATATACTTGATGAAAAAAATTTAAAACAAATTGATTTAATTAGATTTCTTCTAGGAAAAGAAGATATTGAAGGATCAGAAAGAACTAGATTTAGTAGATACTTTAGTGGAATACATGAATTTCCAAATGAATATATTATTAAAGCTGCAATATTTTTAAAAGTTGACCCCAAAATACTACTTACAGATAAAAAAGAAATAATAGACCATAATGCTCAACTATACACCAAAATAGTTCCTATTGTTGGGAATAGTGGGTGTTCAGTTCCTTGTGAAAGTTACTTTAAAGATTGGTATGATGATACAGATGAAACGACTGTTTATTCTGGTGATGCAGATATGGTTTATGCAATTAGAGCTTTTGGAGATAGTATGGAAGATTATATCTATGAGGGTGATATCTGCTTTTTTGAAGTATTAAAAAATAATGGATTAGAAGATGGTGAAGTAGTACATTATAGCTTTGATTTTGGCTCAGATAATCAAGATATAAATGGAATAAAAGTTTATAAAAAAAACCCTGATGGATCGATTTACTTAAAGCCACTAAATGAGAGATATGAAAATATTGAAATTGATAAACCAGAGTTTTTAAAAGCTTCAAGATTATTACACATTCAAAAAGAAGCTAAAAAATTCTAA